Proteins encoded together in one Sylvia atricapilla isolate bSylAtr1 chromosome 2, bSylAtr1.pri, whole genome shotgun sequence window:
- the LOC136375171 gene encoding histone H2A-like, with protein sequence MSGHGKKKAVAGNPGSPSKKRKSVKAGLQFPVGRIYRLLRRGKYAHRIGSAAAIYLAAVMEYMAAEVLELAGNAARENKKTRIMPRHIQLAVSNDDELNKFFSCVIIPEGGVMPNIHPQLLPRKAYKNVTSSQEYDGIQ encoded by the coding sequence ATGTCTggacatggaaagaaaaaagcagtggCTGGCAACCCTGGAAGTCcatcaaagaaaaggaaatctgtCAAGGCAGGTCTGCAGTTCCCTGTGGGCCGTATCTATAGACTCCTCCGAAGAGGGAAGTATGCTCATAGGATTGGGAGTGCTGCTGCCATCTACCTGGCTGCAGTGATGGAGTACATGGCAGCAGAGgtcctggagctggcagggaatgCTGCACGTGAAAACAAGAAGACAAGGATCATGCCCAGGCACATTCAGCTGGCTGTGAGCAATGATGATGAGCTGAACAAGTTCTTTTCCTGTGTGATCATTCCCGAAGGTGGGGTTATGCCAAATatccatcctcagctccttccgAGGAAAGCTTATAAAAATGTTACTTCTTCTCAAGAATATGATGGTATCCAGTGA